One stretch of Streptomyces sp. NBC_01142 DNA includes these proteins:
- a CDS encoding Fic family protein yields MEAHTDLFEKAAALLPSLTVNRPPVDGNKRMAWTSTVVFLDFNSTEMVGADQDESYRYRDESYKDESYKVVIEVATCSLDDPGRIAGRLRALHEAM; encoded by the coding sequence ATGGAGGCTCACACCGATCTCTTCGAGAAGGCCGCCGCTCTGCTCCCATCGCTGACCGTGAACCGTCCCCCGGTGGACGGAAACAAGCGGATGGCGTGGACGTCCACGGTCGTGTTCCTCGACTTCAACAGCACCGAAATGGTCGGCGCCGATCAGGACGAGTCGTACAGGTACAGAGATGAGTCGTACAAAGATGAGTCGTACAAAGTGGTCATCGAGGTGGCCACGTGCAGCCTCGATGACCCGGGCCGGATCGCTGGGCGTCTGCGCGCCTTGCACGAAGCGATGTGA